The following proteins come from a genomic window of Natrinema saccharevitans:
- a CDS encoding cryptochrome/photolyase family protein → MLLYWHRRDRRTADDRGLAAAVAAAEGPVLPVYVFDPAVTDGLGTRKRAFVDRTVRTLRERYRDLESDLLVRSGPAPDVLAELCSEYDVDRVVTTECYEPVRRDRTTAVDAALAVPLETHVDAVLVDPRTLAPSYPTHSQFHADWRERPKPATVPEPDPDALADVTADEPVPIADSDIDLPAAGTEAARERLASFRDAGLRSYADTRDDLAAAVERPLEAVSRLSPYLAAGAIGIREVWKTVTDVRDAVDGDERRSVDKYAFELSWRELYYLLLAHAPELATEDYKQFPNEIAWRTDEAAFRAWKRGETGYPLVDAGMRQLEREGYIHNRPRQVVASFLTKHLLLDWRRGAAHFRDRLVDHDPAVNSGNWQWIASTGTDSVDVRIFDPVAQAAKYDDTGAFVREYVPELADVPAGAIVEWPTLPADRRSELAPDYPAPIVDRTDAYERAQRVFERALGKRDDGYSGH, encoded by the coding sequence ATGCTCCTGTACTGGCATCGGCGGGATCGGCGCACGGCCGACGATCGGGGACTGGCCGCCGCGGTCGCCGCCGCGGAGGGGCCCGTCCTTCCCGTCTACGTGTTCGACCCCGCAGTCACCGACGGCCTCGGGACGCGAAAACGCGCGTTCGTCGATCGGACCGTCCGGACGCTCCGGGAGCGGTACCGCGACCTCGAGAGCGACCTCCTCGTGCGGTCGGGACCGGCCCCCGACGTCCTCGCCGAACTCTGCAGCGAATACGACGTCGACCGCGTCGTCACGACGGAGTGCTACGAGCCCGTCCGACGGGACCGCACGACCGCCGTCGACGCCGCGCTCGCGGTCCCCCTCGAGACCCACGTAGACGCCGTCCTGGTCGATCCGCGGACGCTCGCACCTTCGTACCCGACCCACAGCCAGTTTCACGCGGACTGGCGGGAGCGGCCGAAGCCGGCCACGGTACCCGAGCCCGACCCGGACGCGCTCGCCGACGTCACCGCCGACGAGCCGGTCCCGATCGCCGACAGCGATATCGACCTCCCCGCGGCGGGGACCGAGGCCGCCCGCGAGCGCCTCGCGTCGTTCCGCGACGCCGGACTGCGAAGCTACGCCGACACCCGGGACGATCTCGCGGCCGCGGTCGAGCGCCCGCTCGAGGCCGTCTCGCGGCTCTCGCCGTATCTGGCCGCCGGCGCGATCGGGATCCGCGAGGTCTGGAAGACCGTGACCGACGTTCGCGACGCCGTCGACGGCGACGAGCGACGCAGCGTCGACAAGTACGCGTTCGAGCTCTCGTGGCGCGAACTGTACTACCTCCTGCTCGCCCACGCGCCGGAGTTGGCGACGGAGGACTACAAGCAGTTCCCGAACGAGATTGCGTGGCGAACGGACGAGGCCGCCTTCCGCGCCTGGAAACGCGGCGAGACGGGGTATCCCCTCGTCGACGCCGGGATGCGACAGTTAGAGCGGGAGGGGTATATCCACAACCGACCGCGACAGGTGGTCGCGAGCTTTCTGACGAAACACCTCCTGCTCGACTGGCGACGCGGCGCGGCCCACTTCCGAGACCGGTTGGTCGATCACGACCCGGCGGTCAACTCAGGGAACTGGCAGTGGATCGCCTCGACGGGGACGGATTCGGTCGACGTCCGGATCTTCGACCCGGTCGCGCAGGCCGCCAAGTACGACGACACCGGGGCGTTCGTCCGCGAGTACGTCCCCGAACTGGCCGACGTGCCCGCCGGAGCGATCGTCGAGTGGCCGACGCTGCCGGCCGATCGCCGGTCCGAACTCGCGCCCGACTACCCGGCCCCGATCGTCGACAGAACGGACGCCTACGAGCGGGCCCAGCGGGTCTTCGAACGGGCGCTCGGAAAACGAGACGACGGCTATAGTGGCCACTGA
- a CDS encoding fumarylacetoacetate hydrolase family protein has product MKLATFEVDTPVGPVERIGAVDESGDAAAGDATLVDLTAAYGAALAAEGEPAPADLARAHVPPEMIAFLERGDRAIADAREALEYAAETDAERGPGGAKLRYEPGEYRLLAPLPRPNSLRDCMAIEEHVQNSMDGEIADVWYELPVYYKGNADSVVAPGETIRWPDYSRIMDYELEIAAVIGTRGRDIPADEAEAYIAGYTVFNDFSARDIQGEEMKGRLGPAKGKDFANGLGPYFVPREDVDVLSAPMTARIDGEVWSEGTVDEMYHSFAEIIEHVSQSETLHPGDVIGSGTVGEGCGLELGQWLEDGDTVALEVEGIGTLEHTVVE; this is encoded by the coding sequence ATGAAACTCGCGACCTTCGAAGTCGACACGCCGGTCGGTCCGGTCGAACGCATCGGTGCCGTCGACGAGTCCGGCGACGCCGCGGCCGGCGACGCGACCCTCGTCGATCTGACGGCGGCCTACGGCGCGGCCCTCGCAGCCGAGGGCGAACCGGCACCCGCGGATCTGGCCCGCGCGCACGTCCCGCCGGAGATGATCGCCTTCTTAGAGCGCGGCGACCGGGCGATCGCGGACGCCCGCGAGGCCCTCGAGTACGCGGCCGAGACCGACGCGGAGCGCGGGCCCGGCGGCGCGAAACTTCGGTACGAACCCGGCGAGTACCGGCTGCTCGCGCCGCTGCCGCGTCCCAACTCGCTGCGCGATTGCATGGCCATCGAGGAACACGTCCAGAACAGCATGGACGGCGAGATCGCCGACGTCTGGTACGAGCTACCGGTCTACTACAAGGGCAACGCCGACAGCGTCGTCGCGCCCGGCGAGACGATCCGGTGGCCCGACTACTCACGGATTATGGACTACGAACTCGAGATCGCGGCGGTGATCGGCACGCGCGGCCGCGACATCCCCGCCGACGAGGCCGAGGCGTACATCGCCGGCTACACCGTCTTCAACGACTTCAGCGCCCGCGACATCCAGGGCGAGGAGATGAAAGGCCGACTCGGCCCCGCGAAGGGGAAGGACTTCGCGAACGGGCTGGGCCCCTATTTCGTCCCGCGCGAGGACGTCGACGTCCTCTCGGCGCCGATGACCGCCCGGATCGACGGCGAGGTCTGGTCTGAGGGTACCGTCGACGAAATGTATCACTCCTTCGCCGAGATCATCGAACACGTCTCCCAGTCCGAGACGCTCCATCCCGGCGACGTCATCGGCAGCGGCACCGTCGGCGAGGGCTGTGGCCTCGAGCTAGGACAGTGGCTCGAGGACGGCGACACCGTCGCACTCGAGGTCGAAGGGATCGGGACGCTCGAACACACGGTCGTCGAGTAG
- a CDS encoding cyclase family protein, whose protein sequence is MRDLVTADETTLVDLSIGLEDGIASEPTPPEIDAFDHEAGAKRLAETLQEQGYDVDPADFPEGMGLAWEDLAVIPHAGTHLDAPWHYGPEVDGEPAKTIDEIPLEWCRGNAVVLDFRSMDPGEEIGVGDLEAALDDLGHDLSPGEIVLLQTGADELWGQPEYLTEFPGMSAEGTRFLVEQGVKVIGTDAYGFDKPFAAMGERYVESGEESELWPAHFAGREVEYCQIEKMANLDALPRKTDVPIVAFPIEIEGGSAGWVRPVALIGDETGGESA, encoded by the coding sequence ATGCGAGATTTGGTGACAGCCGACGAGACCACGCTCGTCGATCTGAGCATCGGCCTCGAGGACGGCATCGCGAGCGAACCAACCCCACCGGAGATCGACGCCTTCGACCACGAAGCGGGGGCGAAACGCCTCGCCGAGACCCTGCAGGAACAGGGCTACGACGTCGATCCAGCGGACTTCCCCGAGGGGATGGGACTGGCGTGGGAGGACCTCGCGGTCATCCCCCACGCCGGCACCCACCTCGACGCGCCGTGGCATTACGGCCCCGAGGTCGACGGCGAGCCCGCGAAGACGATCGACGAGATCCCCCTCGAGTGGTGCCGTGGGAACGCGGTCGTCCTCGATTTCCGATCGATGGATCCCGGCGAGGAGATCGGGGTCGGGGACCTGGAGGCCGCCCTCGACGACCTCGGTCACGATCTCTCGCCCGGCGAGATCGTCCTGCTCCAGACCGGGGCCGACGAGCTGTGGGGGCAGCCGGAGTACCTGACCGAGTTTCCGGGAATGAGCGCCGAGGGAACGCGGTTCCTCGTCGAACAGGGCGTGAAGGTGATCGGCACCGACGCCTACGGTTTCGACAAGCCCTTCGCGGCGATGGGCGAGCGCTACGTCGAATCGGGCGAGGAGTCGGAACTGTGGCCGGCCCACTTCGCGGGGCGGGAGGTCGAGTACTGCCAGATCGAAAAGATGGCCAACCTCGACGCGTTGCCGCGAAAGACCGACGTCCCGATCGTCGCGTTCCCCATCGAGATCGAGGGCGGGAGCGCGGGCTGGGTGCGACCGGTCGCCCTTATTGGGGACGAGACGGGAGGTGAGAGCGCATGA
- a CDS encoding geranylgeranyl reductase family protein, with product MYDFVVVGVGPPGARFARRAAEEGYDVLALEKGAVGEPLACSGHVSTDVWEFTGEGAREDLFQNEIYGARFHVGGPGSDAYPFYKDAVASNVIDRVGLDRHLAELAREAGADVREGHTVTAVTEHRDRVAVVASGPDGRLEVEAKMVAGCDGPRSRVRDELGLPQPDELLHGVLAFSEEVDHQDFVDVHLTPPTFFAWRIPRGEAGVEYGLAAPPGVQVTKHFEELIDGYEVDVSHRCSGAIPVGPPDRVTSRRAFLVGDAAAQTKPFTGGGILYGMTSADHAAREIDPDRPTTLAAYERAWRDDLAREQTLGRWIRRAYSLPEPVQRLGLGALSGEIGVHMDRPTSLVSLDHLRAVLSGS from the coding sequence ATGTACGATTTCGTCGTCGTCGGCGTCGGCCCGCCGGGGGCGCGGTTCGCCCGCCGGGCCGCCGAGGAAGGCTACGACGTCCTCGCTCTCGAGAAGGGGGCGGTCGGCGAGCCGCTGGCCTGTTCGGGCCACGTGAGTACTGACGTCTGGGAGTTCACCGGCGAGGGGGCGCGCGAGGACCTCTTTCAGAACGAGATCTACGGCGCGCGCTTTCACGTCGGCGGACCCGGCAGCGACGCCTATCCGTTCTACAAGGACGCGGTCGCGTCGAACGTCATCGACCGCGTCGGGCTCGATCGCCACCTCGCCGAACTGGCCCGCGAGGCGGGCGCGGACGTCCGCGAGGGCCACACCGTCACCGCGGTCACGGAACACCGCGACCGGGTCGCGGTCGTCGCCAGCGGCCCCGACGGCCGCCTCGAGGTCGAGGCGAAGATGGTCGCGGGCTGTGACGGGCCGCGCTCGCGGGTGCGGGACGAACTCGGGCTCCCACAGCCCGACGAGCTGCTCCACGGCGTCCTCGCCTTCTCCGAGGAGGTGGACCACCAGGACTTCGTCGACGTTCACCTCACGCCGCCGACGTTCTTCGCGTGGCGGATCCCCCGCGGCGAGGCCGGCGTCGAGTACGGGCTGGCGGCCCCGCCGGGCGTTCAGGTCACCAAGCACTTCGAGGAGCTGATCGACGGCTACGAGGTCGACGTCTCGCACCGCTGTTCGGGCGCGATCCCGGTCGGGCCGCCCGACCGCGTGACGTCCCGGCGGGCCTTCCTCGTCGGAGACGCGGCCGCCCAGACCAAGCCCTTCACCGGCGGCGGCATCCTCTACGGCATGACCAGCGCCGACCACGCTGCCCGCGAGATCGACCCCGATCGGCCGACGACGCTGGCGGCCTACGAGCGCGCCTGGCGCGACGACTTGGCGCGCGAGCAGACGCTCGGCCGCTGGATCCGGCGCGCCTACTCGCTGCCCGAACCCGTCCAGCGGCTGGGGCTGGGCGCGCTGTCGGGCGAGATCGGCGTCCACATGGACCGGCCGACCTCGCTGGTCTCGCTCGATCACCTCAGGGCCGTCCTCTCAGGGTCGTGA
- a CDS encoding MATE family efflux transporter — protein sequence MTGQQWRATALAFVAGALERAGIIDGERLRPTMELAWPRIVTGFAIMSKQTVDLAMVGAAVGTAGTAGMAFALGYWQIVTLLGLGVAGGTVTLVSQNYGGEATERASVAVNQSIVLATALAVPIALLFVAVPGPLIALLGSGPDALVHGRLYLVYVAPAVVFELLNLIASRTYTGVGDTFTEMVARAGGAVLNVVLSGLLIFGFGLGSAGAAIGTTLASGFVTVVLAWGMLGRSYGRLGMESSPVPITRSGPWLEPTLLRQLIEISLPEIGRRLAQGAVVFPLLWIAASFGPVVVTALEVGRRVRALLNSVNWGLSLAASSLVGQHLGAGEEAEAGAYGAAIVRLSTVIYAVVGALVLVFARPIAGLFVSDPAAVTQASVFVAVGAVSSVGYGIDGAAAGALLGAGDTRWPFVASLLGRYAFALPAAALGLVTPLAVGGLYLALFLETSVPGGINYWLFRSGRWKAVSRRYRPSSDPG from the coding sequence ATGACGGGCCAGCAGTGGCGGGCGACCGCGCTCGCGTTCGTCGCCGGGGCGCTCGAGCGGGCCGGCATCATCGACGGGGAGCGGCTTCGCCCGACGATGGAACTGGCCTGGCCCCGGATCGTCACCGGCTTCGCGATCATGTCCAAGCAGACGGTCGACCTCGCGATGGTCGGGGCGGCCGTCGGGACGGCCGGCACGGCGGGGATGGCGTTCGCGCTCGGGTACTGGCAGATCGTCACGCTGTTGGGACTCGGTGTGGCGGGCGGGACCGTCACGCTCGTCTCGCAGAACTACGGCGGCGAAGCGACCGAGCGCGCGTCGGTGGCGGTCAACCAGAGTATCGTCCTCGCGACCGCGCTGGCGGTGCCGATCGCGCTCCTGTTCGTCGCCGTCCCCGGTCCCCTAATCGCCCTGCTCGGTTCCGGGCCGGACGCGCTCGTCCACGGGCGGCTCTACCTCGTCTACGTCGCGCCCGCGGTGGTCTTCGAACTGCTCAACCTGATCGCCAGTCGGACCTACACCGGCGTCGGCGACACGTTCACCGAGATGGTCGCCCGCGCCGGCGGCGCGGTCCTTAACGTCGTCCTCAGCGGCCTGCTGATATTCGGCTTCGGTCTCGGTTCCGCGGGCGCGGCCATCGGGACCACCCTCGCCAGCGGGTTCGTGACGGTCGTCCTCGCGTGGGGGATGCTCGGCCGCTCCTACGGCCGGCTCGGCATGGAATCCAGCCCCGTCCCGATCACCCGGTCGGGGCCGTGGCTCGAGCCGACGCTGTTGCGACAGTTGATCGAGATCTCGCTGCCGGAGATCGGCCGCCGGCTCGCGCAGGGGGCCGTCGTCTTCCCGCTGTTGTGGATCGCCGCCTCCTTCGGCCCGGTCGTTGTGACGGCGCTCGAGGTCGGCCGGCGGGTGCGGGCCCTGCTCAACAGCGTCAACTGGGGGCTGTCCCTGGCCGCGAGTTCGCTGGTCGGCCAACACCTCGGCGCGGGCGAGGAGGCGGAGGCGGGGGCCTACGGCGCGGCGATCGTTCGGCTCTCGACGGTGATCTACGCCGTCGTCGGGGCGCTAGTCCTCGTCTTCGCCCGGCCGATCGCGGGGCTGTTCGTAAGCGACCCCGCGGCGGTCACCCAGGCTTCGGTCTTCGTCGCCGTCGGCGCGGTCAGTTCGGTCGGCTACGGGATCGACGGGGCCGCCGCTGGAGCCCTCTTGGGTGCCGGCGACACCCGCTGGCCGTTCGTCGCCTCGCTGCTGGGCCGGTACGCCTTCGCGCTCCCCGCGGCCGCGCTCGGGCTGGTCACGCCGCTCGCCGTCGGCGGGCTCTATCTCGCACTCTTCCTCGAGACGAGCGTCCCCGGCGGGATCAACTACTGGCTGTTCCGCAGCGGGCGCTGGAAGGCAGTGAGCCGGCGCTATCGGCCGTCGTCGGACCCCGGCTGA
- a CDS encoding TIGR00341 family protein, which yields MRYLEITVPEGKRRAVLDVLEDEGFDYVVSDETSGRGKAAVVRFPVPTQAVEPLLDRLERAGIGDEASVVVINAETVVSEEFATLRERYSRGGQTGSRTSRQVLRTKADELTPPFAIYTVMLLISAVVATAGLLADSPAVVIGAMVIAPLLGPALAANVGIVTGDGRLKSTGFTYQIAGVTMVIVASVALAMLARLAGLEPAGVDIVAATELEERVAPNLFSLAVALGAGIAGILSLTRGFSEAIVGVMIAAALIPPSAAVGITVAWGMSGAAIGAAGLVVVNLLSINLAALATLWIAGYRPQGPFDVSPTRTPTYTYAAIFGIGLLILAAPLAGVTLLDFHTTELQSAAESEVNAVLAEPQYDELESDEVAVELDGDYPTQSVDRVVVTVSGREPGPEPGLADRLYKAIGPHSDGPLVVEVQYVVAEERGENATAEATIERGRRTAAAESRP from the coding sequence ATGCGCTATCTCGAGATCACGGTCCCCGAGGGGAAGCGGCGGGCCGTTCTCGACGTCCTCGAGGACGAGGGGTTCGACTACGTCGTCAGCGACGAGACCAGCGGGCGGGGGAAGGCGGCCGTCGTCCGGTTTCCGGTCCCGACCCAGGCCGTCGAACCGCTGCTCGATCGGCTCGAGCGGGCCGGGATCGGCGACGAGGCAAGCGTCGTCGTCATCAACGCCGAAACGGTCGTCTCCGAGGAGTTCGCGACGCTTCGCGAGCGGTACAGCCGCGGCGGCCAGACGGGTTCGCGCACCTCACGACAGGTGTTGCGAACGAAGGCCGACGAACTCACGCCGCCCTTCGCGATCTACACCGTCATGCTGCTGATCAGCGCGGTCGTCGCCACGGCGGGGCTGCTCGCCGATTCGCCGGCGGTCGTGATCGGCGCGATGGTCATCGCGCCGCTTTTGGGACCCGCGCTGGCCGCCAACGTCGGCATCGTGACCGGCGACGGCCGGCTCAAGTCGACCGGCTTCACCTACCAGATCGCCGGCGTGACGATGGTCATCGTCGCTTCGGTCGCCCTCGCGATGCTGGCTCGGCTGGCCGGCCTCGAGCCCGCCGGGGTCGACATCGTCGCCGCGACCGAGCTCGAGGAGCGGGTCGCGCCGAACCTGTTCTCGCTGGCGGTCGCGCTGGGCGCGGGAATCGCCGGCATCCTGAGTCTCACGCGGGGTTTTTCGGAGGCCATCGTCGGCGTGATGATCGCCGCGGCGCTGATCCCGCCGTCGGCCGCGGTCGGTATCACGGTCGCCTGGGGGATGTCCGGCGCGGCGATCGGTGCCGCCGGCCTCGTGGTCGTCAACCTCCTGTCGATCAACCTCGCCGCGCTGGCGACGCTGTGGATCGCCGGCTACCGCCCGCAGGGCCCCTTCGACGTGTCGCCGACCCGGACGCCGACGTACACGTACGCGGCGATATTCGGGATCGGGCTCCTGATACTCGCCGCGCCGCTCGCCGGCGTTACCCTGCTCGATTTCCACACGACCGAACTCCAGTCGGCCGCCGAAAGCGAGGTCAATGCGGTGCTCGCGGAGCCACAGTACGACGAACTCGAGAGCGACGAGGTCGCGGTCGAACTCGACGGCGACTACCCGACCCAGTCGGTCGACCGGGTGGTCGTGACGGTCTCCGGGCGCGAACCCGGCCCGGAACCGGGGCTCGCCGATCGGCTCTACAAGGCGATCGGGCCCCACAGCGACGGCCCGCTGGTCGTCGAAGTCCAGTACGTCGTCGCCGAGGAACGGGGCGAAAACGCCACCGCGGAAGCGACGATCGAACGCGGCCGGCGAACGGCGGCCGCCGAGAGCCGTCCGTGA